One genomic segment of Acanthochromis polyacanthus isolate Apoly-LR-REF ecotype Palm Island chromosome 9, KAUST_Apoly_ChrSc, whole genome shotgun sequence includes these proteins:
- the LOC110958435 gene encoding zinc finger and SCAN domain-containing protein 2-like isoform X1 — MCSVDGCDSLRRNAKRFKLPEDPEERLEWVQFVLEVNGQRLKESTWTDITICSEHFTNDCFVDQSLQLRSGSVPSLCVKSEPEEAQEKLQHVKSVEKRDAACQCDDLEASDSPTSCPEKSECTLQDAASSGSEQTQQKALNTDSDEERAALLQVKGKYLVNESCLLELFVRKCPSCGSKLQMEKVTCGLLIILNQRCLQCDYRNQWKSQINADVPTAEDRNPAGGTEVTAGIQQEVPADEDPNSAILSDATLSEEESNPSDDAEKDGEGEDNSDGEWNPEEDFSVDEELLKDSEDETEDEGENFDSVSGLKINELCAECGSFFNVMKSHTCEHKIKPYSCNICGKRYVTELLLKKHSKIHDETYEHPCRFCYVTFKTRVDKLKHEQTHLDKKDPYKCPDCPETFTTSKKRRAHLANHRAPMVFKCGVCEIDFKDVHHLQRHSVVHTGLKPYKCSVCHRGFSQSSHLKSHMRLHTGERPYKCQHCDKSFNHNVSLKSHIQRYHASSSGCKRRKGKVDIRANVTGDAEGNGNKRDTDSEFDRLDKEQETEEKVQKKGANKPKNKRRRTGRPVGRPKRYAESNLAEEVKRQTSNAKTSKSKVQKLKKTGSSDEESEDKQSDSDLSFGTAEVEAETAKRKNAPSSKRKAKPSSDSDFDPGEETKKQRRSSLNSGKSSGKRRGRPKKNAVV; from the exons ATGTGCTCTGTCGACGGTTGTGATTCGCTTCGCCGAAATGCGAAGCGGTTTAAGTTACCAGAAGACCCGGAGGAGAGACTGGAGTGGGTCCAGTTTGTTCTGGAAGTCAACGGACAGCGACTGAAAGAATCCACCTGGACTGATATCACCATCTGTAGCGAACATTTTACTAATGACTGCTTTGTAGACCAGAGTTTACAGCTGAGGTCCGGTTCTGTCCCATCACTGTGTGTCAAGTCTGAGCCAGAGGAAGCTCAGGAGAAGCTCCAGCACGTG AAGTCTGTGGAAAAAAGAGATGCTGCTTGTCAGTGTGATGATCTTGAAGCATCTGATAGCCCAACTTCCTGCCCAGAAAAATCAGAATGTACTTTACAAG ATGCTGCCTCTTCTGGATCCGAGCAGACACAACAAAAGGCACTGAATACAGATTCAGATGAAGAAAG agctgcACTTCTACAGGTGAAAGGAAAGTACCTTGTGAATGAAAGCTGCCTCCTCGAGTTGTTTGTCCGCAAATGCCCGTCATGTGGGAGTAAACTTCAGATGGAGAAGGTCACCTGTGGCTTACTGATCATTTTGAACCAGCGGTGTTTGCAGTGTGACTACAGAAACCAGTGGAAGAGTCAGATCAATGCGGACGTCCCAACAGCTGAAGATAGAAACCCGGCAGGAGGCACAGAAGTAACTGCGGGGATCCAACAG GAGGTGCCAGCAGATGAAGACCCCAACAGTGCAATTTTGTCTGATGCTACTCTTAGTGAGGAAGAAAGTAACCCCTCAGATGATGCAGAGAAGGACGGTGAAGGTGAGGACAATTCAGATGGGGAGTGGAATCCTGAGGAGGATTTTTCAGTGGATGAGGAGCTCCTGAAAGACTCGGAGGATGAAACCGAAGACGAGGGCGAAAATTTTGATTCCGTGAGTGGCCTCAAAATTAACGAGCTCTGCGCAGAGTGTGGAAGTTTCTTCAATGTTATGAAGTCTCACACATGTGAGCACAAAATAAAACCCTATTCCTGCAATATCTGTGGCAAAAGATATGTGACCGAGCTATTGTTAAAAAAGCATagcaaaattcatgatgaaacCTATGAACATCCTTGCAGATTTTGTTACGTCACCTTCAAAACCAGGGTGGACAAGCTTAAACATGAGCAGACCCACCTAGATAAGAAAGATCCTTATAAATGTCCGGACTGTCCAGAAACATTTACCACCAGCAAAAAACGCAGAGCCCACCTGGCAAACCACAGAGCCCCAATGGTGTTCAAGTGCGGTGTTTGTGAAATTGACTTTAAGGATGTGCATCATCTTCAGAGACACTCTGTTGTGCACACAGGACTCAAACCTTACAAATGCTCGGTGTGCCACCGGGGCTTCAGCCAGTCAAGCCACCTGAAATCCCACATGCGCCTGCACACAGGGGAGAGGCCTTACAAGTGCCAACACTGTGATAAAAGCTTCAATCACAATGTGAGCTTGAAGAGTCACATCCAGCGTTACCACGCATCCAGCTCCGGATGTAAGCGGAGGAAGGGAAAGGTAGATATAAGGGCAAATGTTACTGGTGATGCTGAAGGCAATGGGAATAAGAGAGACACAGACTCCGAGTTTGACAGGTTAGACAAAGAACAAGAAACAGAAGAGAAGGTGCAGAAAAAGGGAGCAAAtaagccaaaaaataaaaggagGCGCACAGGTAGACCCGTAGGAAGGCCTAAGAGATATGCTGAAAGTAACTTGGCAGAGGAAGTGAAACGCCAAACTTCAAACGCTAAAACATCAAAATCAAAGGTgcagaaattaaagaaaacaggTTCCAGCGATGAGGAAAGTGAGGATAAGCAATCAGACAGTGACTTATCCTTTGGCACCGCAGAAGTGGAGGCGGAGACGGCAAAGAGGAAGAACGCTCCGAgctcaaaaagaaaagcaaaacctAGCAGTGACTCTGATTTCGACCCAggagaagaaacaaagaaacagaggCGCAGCAGCCTGAACAGTGGTAAGAGCTCAGGGAAAcgtagaggaagaccaaagaagAATGCGGTGGTCTGA